CCATGGCGATTCGCGGCATTAGATTGCTTTGGGATTGCTTTGCTTATGGTGGTGAATTTGCTATTTGTGGCAATCATGACATCCCTTAAAAACGGCGTTGCCGTTATTTTGAATTATTGCAACGAATTGCCACGCGGCGAGGAAAACCTGCCAGCCGTTTATCGCATGATAAACAAGGATAACGACGTTATTTACGTCGGCAAGGCCAAGCAATTAAAAAAACGCCTGGTCAGCTACACCAAGCCGCAAAAACTCGGCAACCGCATCCAACGCATGATAGCCGAAACCGCCAAGATGGAATTTATCATCACCCATACCGAGGCCGAGGCCTTGCTGTTGGAATCAAACCTTATCAAGGAACTGCAACCGCGTTATAATATATTGCTCCGCGATGACAAATCCTTTCCGATGGTGCTTATCCGCCGCGACCACCCATTCCCGCAAATTTTAAAACACCGCGGCGCAAAAAAAACCAAGGGCGATTATTTCGGGCCCTATGCCTCGACCCGCGCGGTCAACGAATCGTTGGTGGTGTTGGAACGGGTGTTTCAATTGCGCAATTGCAGTGATAGTATTTTTTCCAACCGCAAACGGCCGTGTTTGCAATTTCATATCAAACGTTGCACCGCGCCATGCGTCGGCAAAATCAGCGAGGTCGCTTACGAAAAAAACGTCGCGTCAGCCAAACAATTTTTGCAGGGTGGCAGTCGCCACGTGCAAACCATGCTGGAAAAAGACATGGCGATAGCCGCCGCCAAGCGCGATTATGAAAAGGCCGCCGAGGTAAGAGACCGCATTCAGGCCCTGACCAAATTGCAACAAAGCCAGACCATCAACATCGGCAATTTGTCGGCCGATATCGTCGCCCTTTACCGCGGTGGCAATGACAAGCAAGTTGCCATCCAATTGTTTTTTTACCGCGACGGCCAAAACCACGGCAATCGAGCTTTCTTTCCCAAAATTTCATCTGGCGGCGACATGGGCGATAATGGCGATGATGATATCAAAGAAATCATGGCTAGCTTCCTTGCCCAATTTTACCGCGACATGCCGCCGCCGCCGGAAATCCTCCTCTCCCACCCTTGCGATGACCAGGCAACACTCGAATTGGCACTGACGCAAATCCATGGCAAAAAAGTAACCATCAGCGTGCCGCAAAAGGGCATAAAAAAATCGGCAATGGATGAGGCCGTAAAAAATGCCAAATGGTCGTTGATGCGCAAAACCGCCGACGAGGCACAAACCAGCAAAAACCTGACCGCCCTATTCGCCCTGGCCGAACAACATAACCAAATGCCCGGCGACAAATTATCGCGCATTGAAATTTACGACAACAGCCACCTGCAGGGCAGTAACCCGGTCGGCGCGATGGTGGTTTATGGCCGCGATGGATTTGATAAAAAATCCTATCGCCTATTTAATTTTGACGCGCGGCGCGGCGGCGGCGACGACATTGCCTTCATGACCGAAATGTTGACGCGTCGCCTGTCGCGCGCCATTAACGAGGGCCCCCCCCTGCCCGACCTTATCATGCTCGACGGCGGCAAACCGCAATTGTCGGCGGCGATTGCTGTGCTGGCCGACCTTGGGCTTTCGACTCAGGT
This DNA window, taken from Hydrotalea sp., encodes the following:
- the uvrC gene encoding excinuclease ABC subunit UvrC, which codes for MTSLKNGVAVILNYCNELPRGEENLPAVYRMINKDNDVIYVGKAKQLKKRLVSYTKPQKLGNRIQRMIAETAKMEFIITHTEAEALLLESNLIKELQPRYNILLRDDKSFPMVLIRRDHPFPQILKHRGAKKTKGDYFGPYASTRAVNESLVVLERVFQLRNCSDSIFSNRKRPCLQFHIKRCTAPCVGKISEVAYEKNVASAKQFLQGGSRHVQTMLEKDMAIAAAKRDYEKAAEVRDRIQALTKLQQSQTINIGNLSADIVALYRGGNDKQVAIQLFFYRDGQNHGNRAFFPKISSGGDMGDNGDDDIKEIMASFLAQFYRDMPPPPEILLSHPCDDQATLELALTQIHGKKVTISVPQKGIKKSAMDEAVKNAKWSLMRKTADEAQTSKNLTALFALAEQHNQMPGDKLSRIEIYDNSHLQGSNPVGAMVVYGRDGFDKKSYRLFNFDARRGGGDDIAFMTEMLTRRLSRAINEGPPLPDLIMLDGGKPQLSAAIAVLADLGLSTQVPLMAIAKGVDRNAGRERLFFPPPAPSAAVPEVALALDDPLQFFIQRLRDEAHRFAIMAHRKKRKKDIERTTLDDIPGIGAKRKRALINHFGSAQLVQSAGIADLMKVQGISKDLAEHIYHFHH